The following proteins are encoded in a genomic region of Pseudoxanthomonas suwonensis 11-1:
- a CDS encoding ferredoxin--NADP reductase, with translation MPLQFPLRLVERRMLAPTIGHYVLARDDGQPLDFVPGQFIQIHFDYADGTPARRSYSLATIHDHAMGPGEAVEIAVSHVPGGAATALFEALEIGSHVNASGPYGRFCLLPADRNARYLLIGTGTGVTPYRAMLPVLANLIAERGIEVVLLAGARTPGELLYADDFRGFADAHPQFRYVPCLSRELPAAGSPQAHEDVRHGYVQQQLPEFAPDPARDIAYLCGNPDMVDASFEALKALGFGAAQIRREKYISTNPTPRR, from the coding sequence GTGCCCCTCCAGTTCCCGCTCCGCCTCGTCGAGCGCCGCATGCTCGCGCCCACCATCGGCCACTACGTCCTGGCCCGCGACGACGGCCAGCCGCTGGACTTCGTGCCGGGGCAGTTCATCCAGATCCACTTCGACTACGCCGACGGCACCCCGGCACGGCGCAGCTATTCGCTGGCCACGATCCACGACCATGCGATGGGTCCGGGCGAGGCGGTGGAGATCGCGGTCAGCCACGTTCCTGGCGGTGCGGCAACCGCGCTGTTCGAGGCGCTGGAGATCGGCAGCCATGTCAACGCCAGCGGTCCGTACGGCCGTTTCTGCCTGCTCCCTGCCGACCGCAACGCGCGCTACCTGCTGATCGGCACCGGCACCGGCGTGACCCCGTACCGGGCGATGCTGCCGGTGCTGGCGAACCTTATCGCCGAGCGCGGCATCGAGGTGGTGCTGCTGGCCGGCGCGCGCACTCCGGGCGAACTGCTGTATGCGGACGACTTCCGCGGCTTCGCCGACGCCCATCCGCAGTTCCGCTACGTGCCCTGCCTGTCGCGCGAGCTGCCTGCGGCCGGTTCGCCGCAGGCCCACGAGGACGTGCGCCACGGCTACGTGCAGCAGCAGCTTCCGGAGTTCGCACCGGATCCGGCGCGCGACATCGCCTACCTGTGCGGCAACCCGGACATGGTCGATGCGAGCTTCGAGGCGCTGAAGGCACTCGGCTTCGGCGCGGCGCAGATCCGCCGCGAGAAGTACATCAGCACCAATCCCACTCCGCGCCGCTGA
- a CDS encoding helix-turn-helix transcriptional regulator, with protein MKNHLRALRDEHGWSQGELAERLEVSRQTVNALETGKYDPSLPLAFRIARLFGRSIEDVFVPDEP; from the coding sequence ATGAAGAACCACCTGCGCGCATTGCGCGACGAGCATGGCTGGTCGCAGGGCGAGCTGGCCGAACGCCTGGAGGTCTCCCGGCAGACGGTCAACGCCCTGGAAACCGGCAAGTACGACCCCAGCCTGCCGCTGGCATTCCGTATCGCGCGGCTGTTCGGACGCAGCATCGAGGACGTGTTCGTCCCCGACGAGCCCTGA